In Blastopirellula sp. J2-11, a single genomic region encodes these proteins:
- a CDS encoding HlyD family secretion protein produces MEMTEKNAADNDEVKQKAVKETPTVASPRTIEIQTVAPFWKRRRFWVRSVAIMVAAAVCVWLVGPWILLALKTVSTDDAYVDGHVTFVAPRVSGQVMHVLVDDNVRVRKGDLLLQIDPEPYETDVALKEAQVRVAESNLSAAEAQVEAIVAQTRSNRFALEHAMESVRNQIAVLRSNVAQAKVEEASLMLAQRNFDRNRKLATDNVIAQSEFDLYTAQLAESQSRVDSAKEVVQQTRSSLGLPINEANPLDVPTDLDQNFSVVRETLANLMQSIAEIGYRPKSWDLTPQQAIDDFFHLNVSGDLDAIYQQLIADAPAIKQAKAALLQAQRQLDLAKLNLRYCNIVSDIDGVVTRRNVNPGNFVQSGESVLAVRSLTEIWVNANFKETQLINLRIGQRVDLHVDMYGRKRSFQGRISGFTMGTGQTLELLPPQNATGNFVKIVQRLPVRIDLLDYDPDEAPLFAGLSVTPYVFYQEPSSGPNAGKMLQTPAELPLRKEDLPQGDPRTPLSTGEAQ; encoded by the coding sequence ATGGAAATGACGGAAAAAAACGCCGCAGACAATGACGAAGTGAAGCAAAAGGCCGTGAAAGAAACGCCGACTGTCGCTTCTCCCCGAACGATCGAAATTCAAACGGTAGCCCCGTTCTGGAAGCGGCGCCGCTTTTGGGTGCGATCGGTCGCGATCATGGTGGCGGCGGCCGTTTGCGTTTGGTTGGTTGGTCCTTGGATCTTGCTCGCGCTGAAAACGGTTTCGACCGACGACGCCTATGTGGATGGCCACGTTACTTTTGTGGCGCCGCGCGTCTCTGGTCAGGTGATGCATGTGCTAGTGGACGACAACGTACGGGTACGGAAAGGGGATCTGTTGCTGCAGATTGATCCGGAGCCCTATGAAACCGACGTAGCGCTCAAAGAAGCTCAAGTACGAGTCGCCGAGTCCAACCTTTCGGCCGCTGAAGCACAAGTCGAAGCGATCGTCGCACAGACGCGCAGTAATCGATTTGCGCTAGAACATGCGATGGAGAGCGTGCGCAACCAGATTGCGGTACTGCGATCGAATGTCGCACAAGCAAAAGTGGAAGAGGCGAGCCTGATGCTGGCCCAGCGCAACTTTGATCGGAATCGCAAATTGGCGACCGACAATGTGATCGCGCAGTCCGAATTCGACCTTTATACCGCTCAGTTGGCCGAATCCCAGAGTCGTGTCGATAGCGCAAAAGAAGTGGTTCAACAAACGCGTTCGTCGCTGGGATTGCCGATCAACGAGGCGAACCCGCTGGATGTGCCTACCGATTTGGATCAGAACTTTTCGGTCGTTCGTGAAACGTTAGCCAACCTGATGCAAAGCATCGCTGAGATCGGCTATCGGCCCAAGTCGTGGGATTTGACTCCCCAACAGGCGATCGATGACTTCTTCCATCTGAACGTCAGCGGCGATCTCGATGCGATCTATCAACAGCTGATCGCCGACGCTCCGGCAATCAAACAAGCCAAAGCGGCGTTGTTGCAAGCGCAGCGTCAGCTGGATCTGGCCAAACTCAATTTGCGGTATTGCAATATCGTCAGTGACATTGATGGAGTCGTCACACGGCGGAACGTGAACCCAGGCAACTTTGTACAAAGCGGCGAAAGCGTGCTGGCCGTCCGTTCTCTGACCGAAATCTGGGTCAACGCCAATTTCAAAGAAACGCAACTCATCAATCTGCGAATCGGTCAACGCGTTGATTTGCATGTCGATATGTATGGCCGCAAGCGTTCATTCCAGGGGCGAATCAGCGGCTTTACGATGGGGACCGGGCAGACTTTAGAATTACTGCCGCCGCAGAATGCGACCGGCAATTTTGTGAAGATTGTTCAGCGGCTGCCGGTGCGGATAGATCTGCTGGATTATGATCCGGACGAAGCTCCTCTCTTCGCCGGCTTGTCGGTCACGCCGTACGTGTTTTATCAAGAACCGTCGTCGGGGCCGAATGCGGGGAAAATGCTGCAAACGCCGGCTGAGTTGCCGTTGCGCAAAGAGGATCTGCCGCAGGGGGATCCGCGGACGCCGCTCTCCACAGGAGAAGCGCAATGA